The sequence below is a genomic window from Streptomyces sp. NBC_00289.
CACCGGCTGCTCTCGGTCGGTGCGCCTGCGGGACGAAGGCCCGGGCCCTCGCTCCGGACGGGGCCGCCCCGGTGCAGTACGGGCCCCGGCTGGCCGCCGTCGGGGTGTATCTGATGCATGGGCAGTTCCTGTCCAAGGACCGTACTGCCCGCGCGCTGGCTGACCTGTTCGGTGCTCCGGTCGCGGTGGCCACCGTGGCGGGCTGGGTGCGCCGCTGCGCGAAGACCCTGGACACGTTCGGCCGCCTGGTCGCCGGGCGGGTGGGCCGCGCCGTTGGCGTTCTTCGACGAGACCAGGTTCCGCACCGCCGGCCGACTGCACTGGCTGCACTCCGCCTCCACCGGGATGTTCGTGCACCTGAGCGTGCACCGGCGGCGCGGCACCCAGGCGATCGACGCCGCGGGGATCCTGCCCGCGTTTCGCGGGGTGGCCATGCACGACGCCTGGGCCCCGTACGACACCTACACCGAGGCCACCCACGCGCTGTGCTCCGCGCATGCCCTGCGCGAGCTGGTCGCGGTCACCGAATGCGGGTCCGGACAGGCCCGCTGCGCGGCCTACCGGTCCATCGACGCGCTGCTGGCGCTGAAGAGGGCAGCCGACGCTGCCCACGCCGCCTGCGCTGAGCGGATCGCGGACCGGCTCAAGGCCGGGGAGCTGAAGGCGCTGCGGACGGCGGTCCGCGACGGGGTCAAGGCCACGGTCGCACGCTCCTCGAAGACCGAGTGCAAGCACAACGCGCTCTTCAAGCGACTGCACAGCCGCTGGGACGACTACCTGCGCTGGGTCCACGACCTGGACCTGCCCTTCGACAACAACCCGGCCGAGCAGACGATCAGGATGGCGAAACTGCGGATCAAGGTGTCCGGGAGCCTGCGGACCCTGCGCGGGGCTCAGGACTTCGCGGCGATCCGGACCTACCTGGCCACCGCCGACCGTCACGGCCAGAACATGCTCGACGTCCTCAGCCAGGCCATGCGAGGCAGACCCTGGACGCCCGCCACCACCTGATCTCCACCGGTCCCGCCGACCGAAGATCAGGCATGCCCCGAGCAGGGGCAGCTATACAGTCTGAGGGGCCCCGAAGTTTCCGGACAGGGACCCAATAGGGTTGTCCTGAACAGGAAACGAGGAAGAAGTGCCGCCACCCAGTAAGTACTCGCCGGAGTTCCGTGAGGAAGCAGTCCAGATCGCGTTGAGGTCAAGCAAGACGATCTCCGAAGTTGCCCGGGAGCTTGAGCTGAACTCGGAGACGCTACGCGGCTGGGTGAAGAAGCACCAGAAGCAGCAGGAACCGGCTCCCGATGCAGAATTGACGGTGAACGAGCGGGTACGCCTGAAGGAACTCGAACGGCGGAACCGTGAGCTGGAGATGGAAAACTCCTTCCTGAAAAAATGCGCGGCGTACTTCGCGAAGGATCCCCGGTAGCAAGCAAGTACGAGTTCATCGATGAGATGCGGCTCGACACTGCGGAGTGCGCATACAGCGTCGAGTTCATGTGCGGCAGACTCGGCGTCTCCAGATCCGGCTACTACGACTGGCGATCCCGCCCGGAATCCGCGACGGCACAGCGGCGCGAGGAACTGAAACTGCTCATCAAGAAAGCCTTCGACATTTCCGACAGCACCTACGGCCACCGTCGCATCCAAGCCCAGCTGCACCGCTGGGGCATCAGCGTCGGCCTGGAACTGGTCCGCCGCCTGATGCGCGAGCTGGGACTTGAGTCCTGCCAGCCACAGCCGAAGAGGTTCAACCTCACCAAGGCCGCGGCCGGCCAAGTGCCGGACCTCGTCGGCCGCAACTTCACCGCGGACGCACCCGGCGAAAAGCTCGTCGGTGACATTACTTATATCGGGACCGGGGAAGGCTGGCTGTACCTCGCGACGGTAATCGACTGCTGCACGAAGGAAGTCATCGGTTACGCGATGGACGACCACTACCAAACCCCACTGATATCCAAGGCGATCCGTAACGCGGCACGGAACAGGAACCTCTCGGCCGACGCGATATTTCACTCGGATCGCGGAAGTAACTACATGTCAGCCGAGTTCGGGAGGACGCTAAACCGGTTCGGGCTCCGCAGATCTGCCGGCCGCACCGGGATCTGTTTCGACAACGCCATGGCCGAATCATTCTTCGGCGCCCTGAAGAACGAGCGCGTATCAAGGGTGACTTACCTGACCCGCGAGGTCGCCCGGCAGGACATCACTCGCTACATCGAATTCTGGTACAATCGCAAACGCCTCCACTCGGCGGTGGGGTACCGCCCTCCACGCGAAGTCCATGCCGAGTACGAGAAGTTGCGAATCGCCGCGTGAAATAAACGGTCAGAAGCCTGTCCGGAAAACGCGAGGCCCCTCAGTCACTCTATCTCAACGGTCCCCGCGACGACGCTCGCACGGTGCTGGCCACCTTGGAGCGCACCCGCGGCGCGGGCAACTACCACTACCTTCTCGCCTCGGGGCCGATGTGACCCACCCGCACGACACCGAGACCCCGCAGATCCGCCTCACCGAACACCGAGCCCAGGCCGATCTGCGGACCCTGCTGCAACTGTGCGCCGCGGGCCGGGTGAAATGCAGCGCCAAGACAGTTCGCCCGTCTGCCGCGACCATCGCCCAGGTGGCCCAGGTACTGGACGCAGGCGACTTCTACGCCGATGAGCCGATAGCCGCCTTCGCCTGGCCCCT
It includes:
- a CDS encoding IS3 family transposase (programmed frameshift), producing the protein MPPPSKYSPEFREEAVQIALRSSKTISEVARELELNSETLRGWVKKHQKQQEPAPDAELTVNERVRLKELERRNRELEMENSFLKKCAGVLREGSPVASKYEFIDEMRLDTAECAYSVEFMCGRLGVSRSGYYDWRSRPESATAQRREELKLLIKKAFDISDSTYGHRRIQAQLHRWGISVGLELVRRLMRELGLESCQPQPKRFNLTKAAAGQVPDLVGRNFTADAPGEKLVGDITYIGTGEGWLYLATVIDCCTKEVIGYAMDDHYQTPLISKAIRNAARNRNLSADAIFHSDRGSNYMSAEFGRTLNRFGLRRSAGRTGICFDNAMAESFFGALKNERVSRVTYLTREVARQDITRYIEFWYNRKRLHSAVGYRPPREVHAEYEKLRIAA
- a CDS encoding transposase — its product is MAFFDETRFRTAGRLHWLHSASTGMFVHLSVHRRRGTQAIDAAGILPAFRGVAMHDAWAPYDTYTEATHALCSAHALRELVAVTECGSGQARCAAYRSIDALLALKRAADAAHAACAERIADRLKAGELKALRTAVRDGVKATVARSSKTECKHNALFKRLHSRWDDYLRWVHDLDLPFDNNPAEQTIRMAKLRIKVSGSLRTLRGAQDFAAIRTYLATADRHGQNMLDVLSQAMRGRPWTPATT